AGCTGCAGCCGGGATAACCCTGATCTATATGACAACTGGTACATTTAGCTTCGCTCATGCCTCTCTAACTGCGTGGGGTTTCTACATAGTCTTCTCATTCAGTAAGCTTTTCTTCAGAGAAATCGGCAATCCTTACATATTCTTTCCAATATCAGCTATAGTATCGGGATCACTCAGTGTTATGATCTACCTCGCTGTAAACAGATGGTTGCTGAGAAGGAGGGCGGATATGATAACATTAATGATGTCGACACTCGGAATAGATCTCATATATTTCGCCTTTCTGAATGTTTTCGCTGATTATCTTACTCAAGAATACAAAATAAATGCGAGACTCGTGGTTCTGACGACGGATGACATCACGATAGCCCAAGTGGGGGGTTTCACGGTTAGGGCCATCCCCCTAATCTCCATGGCTCTCATGATACTCACTCTACTATCCCTCCACTATCTGCTGAATCGAACTAGATTTGGAATAGCGATCAGAGTTACAATAGAGAGCCCTTCGCTAGCAGAGATAATCGGCATAAATCCGGAGCGCGTCTATTTGGCATCCTGGTTCATCGGTGGGGCTCTCGCTGGACTAGCTGGAGCGATCCTCTCAATGGTGGTGACGGGGACACCGGCTATAGGTAACTTGTTGATAGTTCCTGAGTTCGCGGGATCCGTAGTTGGGGGTCTTTACTCCCTTTTCGGTAGCTTCGCTGGGGGTTACCTCATCGGATTAAGTGAGTACATCATAATAACTCTCCTAGCCACTTTCGTCTCGAGGAACCTCATCGTATATCAGCCCCTCATCCCTCTCTTGGTGATGACGGTATTCCTACTAGT
The sequence above is drawn from the Candidatus Korarchaeum cryptofilum OPF8 genome and encodes:
- a CDS encoding branched-chain amino acid ABC transporter permease, with translation MLDIVLTAISYSSAIALAAAGITLIYMTTGTFSFAHASLTAWGFYIVFSFSKLFFREIGNPYIFFPISAIVSGSLSVMIYLAVNRWLLRRRADMITLMMSTLGIDLIYFAFLNVFADYLTQEYKINARLVVLTTDDITIAQVGGFTVRAIPLISMALMILTLLSLHYLLNRTRFGIAIRVTIESPSLAEIIGINPERVYLASWFIGGALAGLAGAILSMVVTGTPAIGNLLIVPEFAGSVVGGLYSLFGSFAGGYLIGLSEYIIITLLATFVSRNLIVYQPLIPLLVMTVFLLVYPNGIGAFNWRKILRR